In one Paramormyrops kingsleyae isolate MSU_618 chromosome 18, PKINGS_0.4, whole genome shotgun sequence genomic region, the following are encoded:
- the LOC111837032 gene encoding protein FAM83D: protein MLRSFGMVLSQCLEDLPTSRQTCSGKDVQLQDLYNERHRLALEELVSGGKESYLSFLKKEGIPSFLSDVEIQRIWQSAVVPECVSLSGDDACLEQSVSSSMNCSSVTYFPNVSDVDPPALELGWPVFRSSASRGVTRAVAHFQPSYDECIYSCKEAVRRMIKSAKKVIAIVTDSLTDLDILGDLKEACTGRRVPVYILLDQSCTPSFLQMCTNLNLRLDSLQHMQVRTISGATYFMRSGAKIVGKANERFMLIDGHRVATGSYRFNWTDGRLNSSNLIELYGQITENFDLEFRILYAQSLPLGPQALASNQTSSARDLQPVRSLLKREPHQVPVPETVGEEHRGQPGGDLEPDDEAGKRPSEGRPSSDTSTIVADRPEHVSAAPSDGNTVESGVDSPVLDSQSSGFVCSQTSVTLMDRAMQTDQPTRQCLSTSATQTDLQVPASCGPVPEPRSYYTAGMRGRSRSGHSPDGAPSDRFQKLAKARRHHYSRIRCKLDHMVTLLSNRRELAQLTNLPLSPRRRKDTDGQENRASQGLEMQGTPLRRWTKYKRLK, encoded by the exons ATGCTGCGATCTTTCGGGATGGTGCTGTCGCAGTGCTTGGAGGATCTGCCCACTTCAAGGCAAACGTGCAGCGGAAAGGACGTGCAACTTCAGGACTTGTATAATGAGAGACACCGGCTTGCTTTGGAGGAGCTGGTTTCGGGAGGCAAGGAATCCTACTTATCATTCTTGAAAAAAGAGGGAATCCCCAGTTTTCTCTCCGATGTCGAGATACAGCGCATCTGGCAGTCAGCCGTGGTGCCGGAGTGCGTGTCTTTAAGCGGGGATGACGCCTGCCTGGAGCAATCCGTCAGCAGCTCCATGAACTGCTCTTCGGTCACCTACTTCCCCAACGTCTCGGACGTAGATCCCCCGGCGTTGGAGCTGGGCTGGCCCGTCTTCAGGTCCAGCGCTTCCCGTGGAGTTACCCGAGCCGTCGCGCACTTTCAGCCCAGCTACGACGAATGCATTTACAGCTGCAAGGAGGCTGTTAGGCGCATGATTAAAAGCGCAAAAAAG GTGATCGCGATCGTCACGGACTCCCTAACCGACCTAGACATACTTGGAGATCTGAAAGAGGCGTGTACGGGACGTCGGGTCCCAGTGTACATCCTCCTGGACCAGTCCTGCACCCCCTCCTTCCTGCAGATGTGCACAAATCTCAACCTCCGTCTTGACAGCCTACAG CACATGCAGGTGCGCACAATAAGCGGAGCGACCTACTTTATGCGGTCCGGAGCGAAGATTGTGGGCAAAGCTAACGAGCGCTTCATGCTGATCGACGGACACAGAGTGGCGACGGGATCGTACAG ATTCAACTGGACAGACGGGAGGCTCAACAGCAGCAATCTGATCGAGCTTTACGGTCAGATTACAGAGAACTTCGACTTGGAGTTCCGGATCCTCTATGCCCAGTCCTTGCCTCTCGGTCCCCAGGCTCTGGCCAGTAACCAGACCAGCAGTGCCAGGGATCTTCAGCCTGTCAGGTCCCTGTTAAAGCGGGAGCCCCACCAGGTTCCTGTGCCGGAGACCGTGGGCGAGGAGCACCGTGGGCAGCCAGGGGGCGATCTTGAGCCAGATGACGAGGCCGGGAAACGACCCAGTGAGGGCCGTCCTTCATCCGACACGTCCACGATAGTGGCAGATAGGCCGGAACACGTGTCTGCTGCTCCGTCTGATGGGAACACTGTGGAGTCAGGGGTGGACTCTCCGGTGCTGGATTCCCAGTCCTCAGGTTTTGTTTGCAGTCAAACCAGTGTTACCTTGATGGATCGTGCGATGCAGACGGACCAGCCCACACGGCAGTGCCTCTCAACCTCTGCCACTCAGACGGATCTCCAGGTACCTGCCTCCTGCGGACCGGTGCCAGAACCTCGGTCCTATTATACCGCCGGCATGAGAGGGCGGTCGCGCTCTGGACACTCGCCCGACGGTGCCCCAAGCGACCGCTTCCAGAAGCTGGCCAAGGCGCGACGGCACCACTACTCCAGGATTCGCTGCAAGCTGGATCACATGGTCACACTGTTGTCCAATCGCCGGGAGCTGGCGCAGCTCACAAACCTCCCCCTGAGCCCACGGCGGAGGAAAGACACTGATGGCCAGGAGAATAGAGCTAGTCAGGGTCTGGAAATGCAGGGAACTCCTCTGCGTCGATGGACAAAGTATAAAAGGTTAAAgtaa